Proteins encoded within one genomic window of Callithrix jacchus isolate 240 chromosome 11, calJac240_pri, whole genome shotgun sequence:
- the LOC108592839 gene encoding uncharacterized protein LOC108592839 isoform X4, with translation MTRAETPETRVTMKDCRHLVPEHLMPLSSRRPLRRNRRLVFLGSQQPVHLFHFPASCSLRSNTTMVWEHGKTRKYRNISRRKKFKNQPESHQPETAINDCGIFIAHGMDGTDNRGRQCWWIHLGGPVGRGPFVCRNEEIDMYELEENLIRLIQFPHFTAGHRKIENKDPGN, from the exons ATGACCAGAGCTGAGACCCCCGAGACCAGAGTGACTATGAAGGACTGTCGTCACCTTGTTCCTGAACATCTAATGCCTCTCAGCTCCAGGAGGCCACTGAGGAGAAACCGAAGGCTAGTTTTCCTTGGAAGCCAGCAGCCTGTCCACCTGTTCCACTTCCCTGCCTCTTGCAGCCTCCGCTCAAACACTACCATGGTTTGGGAGCACG gaaaaactagaaaatacagaaatatatcaagaagaaagaaatttaaaaatcaacctgAATCCCACCAACCAGAGACAGCTATTAATGATTGTGGTATATTTATT GCCCATGGCATGGATGGCACCGACAATCGAGGCAGGCAGTGCTGGTGGATACACCTAGGAGGTCCTGTTGGAAGAGGACCATTCGTGTGCAGAAACGAGGAAATAGACATGTATGAGCTGGAAGAAAATCTTATCCGTCTGATTCAATTCCCTCATTTCACAG
- the LOC108592839 gene encoding uncharacterized protein LOC108592839 isoform X3, translated as MTRAETPETRVTMKDCRHLVPEHLMPLSSRRPLRRNRRLVFLGSQQPVHLFHFPASCSLRSNTTMVWEHGKTRKYRNISRRKKFKNQPESHQPETAINDCGIFIAHGMDGTDNRGRQCWWIHLGGPVGRGPFVCRNEEIDMYELEENLIRLIQFPHFTGKELDLSEPPFLHP; from the exons ATGACCAGAGCTGAGACCCCCGAGACCAGAGTGACTATGAAGGACTGTCGTCACCTTGTTCCTGAACATCTAATGCCTCTCAGCTCCAGGAGGCCACTGAGGAGAAACCGAAGGCTAGTTTTCCTTGGAAGCCAGCAGCCTGTCCACCTGTTCCACTTCCCTGCCTCTTGCAGCCTCCGCTCAAACACTACCATGGTTTGGGAGCACG gaaaaactagaaaatacagaaatatatcaagaagaaagaaatttaaaaatcaacctgAATCCCACCAACCAGAGACAGCTATTAATGATTGTGGTATATTTATT GCCCATGGCATGGATGGCACCGACAATCGAGGCAGGCAGTGCTGGTGGATACACCTAGGAGGTCCTGTTGGAAGAGGACCATTCGTGTGCAGAAACGAGGAAATAGACATGTATGAGCTGGAAGAAAATCTTATCCGTCTGATTCAATTCCCTCATTTCACAG gcaaAGAACtcgacctctctgagcctccatttcttcatccataa